From a single Pseudomonadota bacterium genomic region:
- a CDS encoding sigma 54-interacting transcriptional regulator codes for MSNKARILLVDDDPGLLHLLRIRLTTTGYEVEAVASGEQALARLCVFRPQLVITDLRMEGMDGMALFALIHAQHPTLPVLILTAHGTIPDAVGATQRGVFGYLTKPYDSKELLEWVNKALRIAAATRKPEETDLADSHWRRDILTRSAAMEALLGQVWQVAQSEASVLLQGANGTGKELLARAIHRASRRTGRPFVPVNCTAIPESLLESELFGHNKGSFTGTIRDHQGLFQAAQGGTLFLDEIGDMPQGVQAKLLRSLQEKEVRPVGSTRTLPVDVRIISATHRELEQEVANGRFREDLYYRLNVVRLTIPLLSERREDIPLLVAHFRNKLQGDAEQRVRGFAPEAMELLIEAPWPGNVRQLQNIVEQTLALATTPIIPASLVQSALREKPAETLSLTHARERFEREYLVRLLQTTQGNVSHAARLARRERSKFYQLLRRYDLDPDRFRASD; via the coding sequence ATGTCGAATAAAGCGCGGATCCTGTTGGTCGACGATGATCCGGGACTCTTGCACTTGCTGCGGATCCGCCTGACCACGACTGGCTATGAGGTCGAGGCTGTCGCGAGCGGCGAGCAGGCTTTAGCGCGCCTATGTGTCTTTAGGCCCCAGCTCGTGATCACCGATCTGCGTATGGAGGGCATGGATGGAATGGCTCTGTTTGCGCTCATCCACGCGCAACACCCCACCCTCCCGGTGCTGATCTTGACGGCGCATGGGACGATCCCCGACGCCGTGGGAGCAACCCAGCGCGGCGTCTTCGGTTACCTGACCAAACCCTATGACAGCAAAGAGCTGCTCGAGTGGGTCAACAAAGCCCTGCGCATTGCCGCCGCCACGCGTAAACCGGAGGAAACCGACCTAGCGGACTCTCACTGGCGGCGCGACATCCTCACCCGCAGCGCTGCCATGGAGGCACTACTCGGCCAAGTGTGGCAAGTCGCCCAATCGGAGGCGAGTGTGCTGCTTCAGGGGGCAAACGGCACCGGAAAGGAATTGCTAGCCCGCGCGATCCACCGGGCCAGCCGCCGGACGGGTCGGCCTTTTGTTCCTGTCAATTGCACCGCGATCCCCGAATCGCTCCTCGAATCCGAGCTGTTCGGACACAACAAAGGATCCTTTACCGGCACGATCCGCGACCACCAAGGCCTGTTTCAGGCAGCCCAAGGCGGGACGTTGTTTCTGGACGAGATCGGAGACATGCCGCAAGGCGTCCAAGCGAAGCTATTGCGATCCTTGCAAGAAAAAGAGGTGCGGCCGGTGGGGTCGACGCGCACCCTGCCCGTGGACGTCCGCATCATCTCGGCCACCCATCGCGAGTTGGAGCAGGAAGTCGCGAACGGCCGGTTCCGGGAGGATCTCTATTACCGCCTGAATGTCGTGAGGCTGACTATCCCGCTGCTGTCAGAACGCCGCGAAGACATCCCGCTCTTGGTCGCCCATTTCCGGAACAAACTTCAAGGGGACGCCGAACAGCGGGTCAGAGGATTCGCGCCCGAGGCCATGGAACTCCTCATCGAGGCACCTTGGCCAGGTAATGTGCGGCAGTTGCAGAATATCGTGGAGCAAACACTCGCGCTGGCTACCACCCCGATCATCCCCGCCTCCCTGGTGCAATCGGCCCTGCGCGAGAAACCGGCCGAGACGCTCTCGTTGACTCACGCTCGGGAACGCTTCGAGCGCGAATACCTCGTGCGACTGTTGCAAACCACGCAGGGCAACGTGAGCCACGCCGCGCGCCTCGCCCGCCGCGAGCGTAGCAAGTTTTATCAGTTGCTGCGCCGCTATGACTTAGATCCCGATCGGTTTCGCGCCTCGGACTAG